A region of the Osmia lignaria lignaria isolate PbOS001 chromosome 5, iyOsmLign1, whole genome shotgun sequence genome:
TTCTTATGTCTAAATCCGGTTTCAAACCGCCAACATTAAAGGACCGTGATAAATGGAGTCCAACATTTCATAATTTCGTTAAAATTGCCCTCACGAAAAATCCGAAAAAACGACCAACAGCCGAAAAATTATTGCAGGtttttttctcatttctttTCGTATTTTGGTAGAAAAGTATTACAACTAtgaaagtttaaataaaaactttcaTTCCAGCACGCATTTTTTCAAGGAGAAATGAGCAAACGTTTAGCTTTGGAGTTGTTGCAGAAGGTATCAAATCCTAGTCATATGTTTACTGATTTAGAAGCCGACGAAGACGGAGCTGTACCTAACGTACCGCAAAGGATAGCGTCTCGTCATACTGCAAGACCTAGACCAAAAAGCCCTATACCGCAGTTAGATAGTGATGGTAAAGTACAACATATAGTgagctctcgttatattgccggttAAAATTggcaatataaaaagaaaatcggcGTGAAGGGAAACTCGTTCAACCGGCAATATAAAGAATCAtaatatagcgagagtttacTTTGCTCTACATACTTCATTCtaatttctaaatattaatttcatttacacATTCAGATCAGATTAATATTGATGGAACATTACAAAGAGACGTAATATCACCGTCCGTGGATACAAGTCCAGCATGGGATATTATGGATATCATGAATAATGTCAAggtaattctaattttctaaataatatttcctgtaaCATCATTATATTTTACAAAGTTATTTACCGTTCTGTTCCAATTAATTCATTTAGGCTGTTCATAATTGTGATGTTCATCCAGATTGTGGTATTGGTACTGCATTTGAAGATGTACAGGAAAAGTAAGTACAtctgaaataaatatattttattttataatcgtATGGTGGATATTCATAATGTGGGGGTGGCTTTATAATCCTTCCACTAATATGGTGACCACTGTTCTGTTCTATCTcctttttttgtaaataaatatatatacgtACGGTATTGAGCATGGTAGGATTCCTCGGGTTTTGGGGTTCCTGGCCCTCGCCATATGCCTCTCCTTCAATTAAACGAAGGTGTATAGAACAAAAcagtaattttttttcttatatctATTAAGCTGCATATGGCACGCCTGCTTTTGCTTAATATATtatcttaattaataataataaaatagagaatgacatttttataaaaaggatgaaacatattaatttaatactttaaatttaatgctaatttaactttaatatggtttgcatatttttcatgattctttctgaaagatttctaatttacattaatttatGAGACGTTTCATAGACATGATATAGTTTATTTTTGTATCAGTACTCTTGGCGCTAACGTTACCACAGATAGTAGACTGTCGCGTCGAAGCAAAACAGGCACAGAAATATTTCATATGAGTTTAAGGTAATACATGTAAAAGAAGTGATTTTGTGTGAAGATATTGCTCAATTTTATACTTCACTTGGAAATTTAACgttaatatttaaatgtttattaataaaattaaaactaagatgcaatttattataaacaatttctTTAGTTTTATAAGCAAGCTTTATTTTAAGTTTTTTAAACGTGTGATTTTCACTTTAGGTATGGATAAATTAACtttgtaattatatttgtaGATTTTTGTATTTGCACGAACTTAATTCTTTTGAGcactttaacaattttttatttaacttaatttttttgttaaagtGCTGATATGCATTTTTCTAATGATGGAATTCTGCATGATAGTTATTGGTGTAAGTTATTAGAAATATTGCatgattaaaatgaaagttcaGAAAGGTCTTATATGTTCATTGCTTCTTTTACGTAAGTATCGTTATCACATTTAATTCTCACATAAAGATCTTTTTGACTTCTTTAACTTTGTTTTTCACGATTGATATCATGTTttacaaataattgtttttcCAATATATTGCATATCTGGTAAcagataaaaaaatgaaactataCCTATGCCAGTATGTAACAGGGATAGATTTTTTGTATACCAGATGTGctatatattatacattataGATTATgttgtatttaaattaaaaaacatattttacCTTTAAATAATACCTAACAATTGGAATTTAAATACTCCTTCTGGATATCAATGAGCAGGGTACTCTGCCCTTATGCATATTATGTCTAATCCCTATCCAAATTTCACAATTCATTTTAATCTTCATAGCTTTAATTTCTCTGATcagtttgtaattttaataatttctcccAACAGGAGTCTATTGCAGTACATTGATGAGGAGTTGTTGCTAAGGTATTGGCAGGTAACCCTTTTCCCTTGCACCTTGCACCTTTCACTTATATGTATTTCCTAATATCCTGCATAAAGCTATTTAGTTTTTATTACAGCTTCATACTAATCTATTCGTGTAATTTCCCATTCTCTTTGTCTCTTCTATTGCATTCAAAAGCATTTGAATTGTTTAAATTGCTTTGTATCATttgtttctcttatttttcttaTGAAATAATTCTTCATGTACATGTCCTACAACACATATAATAAACATTAATGTTTGAGATACgtatgtaaataatttatattttaaaacattcGTCGTATTTAATAGATATTCTTAGTGTTGTTCATTGCATGTGGGTTTCTTtagaaaacaaattaaattgCAAGCCATATTGGTGGTGGAAGTTCATTTTTCTATTACAGATGTTACGATTTTAAACATATCATGTTTAAAGTGTTCCCTATAGGGTGATATTGATAACAAGTCAGGTACAATAAGAGCATTTACATTAATGCACTAACTACGACTAATTGTGTGTTATATAAAGAACAAAAATGTTGTATAATTGTCTTTtcctggaaaaataaattatccacATAATAATCTCAAAGCACAAGTGAATTGCCTTGTACATAAACTTTTGTATGAGAATTTATTTGTAAAGTGGATCATCAAAGAATTTAATTGGGTCAGTTACAAGAAATGAATGATTGTTTTATAGTATATGATTATAGTTTCATGTGTGCAGGGGGAATGCAATGTCAATGGTTGGTGGTCATTGTGACCAGCTATATTCCCTGCAGTAAGTAAAAGATAAAGTATAATAGTAGATTGCCTCATCTTTTGGTTGTAGATTCAGTTCAGTTAttcttttgttattttcatttaaaagtaATAGCTGCTTCTTATTTGAAACGATTGTTTTGATAACTAATGTTGAGTCTGcttaaagtaattttttaaagaattctaATGGCAatatattttagttattaaCTGTTATACAAGGtggtataaaataataaattaacataaaaatttacttttttacACACTACAGTGTTTAGATACTACATACATATGATATTGATGACATATGTATAATGTATGTTAagtcaaatattttaaaaccaaCTTGTCCTTAAAAGTAATACAGTTATAAAATCTTCCTGCAAAACCTCTGTTGGTGAATATCCTATATTAATGTATTCagtcttttaacatttcttgcttaaatgttttattctttcaatacaGCACTCTAACatattgttctttttcttttacaaggctatttttttgatattattaataatatttttcaatttattttatagagATTATCTATAAGTtactaacatttatttttactcAGTAATTGTTCTAATACCCATTCTTGTATTGTATATGTTATACATTAATATTTGctggtatatttcttttttccagaGCCACACTCCCTCTTGGAGAATCATCGAATGATTGTGAAGTGCATTGTTCATACTATAACATGTCAGGTAAGAATAAATTTGTATAAGAAATATATCTatcaaattaaatgtataaagaAGTTATCTGCAAAGAAAGACTCTAAATGGTTTGAGTGAATTGAAGCTGTAGTATAAAAAGTAGATTCGGTACGTAGGATCTCAAGCAAGTCCCAGGCGTCACAGCTCTGTGGACGAGTTGTATGGTTTGGTGAGCAGTACCCAGTCTTTAGCCGCTGTTAATGGACAACGTCAACGGTCTCTCTCGGACAGTTGTCCTAGAGACGAATCCCCACAATCTAATGGTAGGAGCACGATTGTTTTAAACTCCTATTATAATTACTGAATGCAAATAAAAACGAAAATAGGATTCATTCTAGAGTCGCGATTGAATCGATTAAAAGCAACTTTCTAGAATAGTTTTAGATTAAAGAAACGTTTTTTAGGTCAGAACGAAGTGCCAAGCGATGGGGATAGAGAAAGTATGAGTCCAGATTTATTATCTGATACTCCGCCTGTCCCTCCAAGAAGAAGGGACAGAAAACGTCACACACCGCCTAGACCTATTAGCAATGGACTGCCACCCACACCCAAAGTTCACATGGGTGCATGTTTCTCAAAAGTCAGTGTAATTTATATTCATTCTACTTGTATCATTTTTGCAAGATTAATACTTTAGGGTAAGCAACATAAAATGAACATGTTTATTTAGGTATTCAATGGGTGTCCGTTAAGAATACATTGCACTGCAAGCTGGATTCATCCAGACACAAGAGATCAGCACTTATTAATTGCAGCAGAAGAAGGAATTTATAACTTAAATCTAAACGAACTCCATGAAACTGCAATTGATCAATTGTATCCTAGACGTACAATATGGATGTATGTCATTAAGGATGTGCTCATGTCTTTGTctggtaaaatattattaaagttgcatttgaaattttacgtttctattgtgggaaatataaaaaTGAGTAAACAAATTTTAGGGAAAACTCCTCAATTATATAGGCATGATCTATTAGCCATGCAAAGCAAACAAAGCCATAGGTTTTCATTGCACATGAACAAAATACCGGAGAGATTAGTACCTCGAAAATTTGCTCTTACTACTAAAGTCCCAGATACAAAGGGTTGTACTAAATGTTGCGTTGGTAGAAATCCATATAACGggtaagtaaataaattttagtgtaatattacattgaatataatatcATGCATATTACAGATATAAGTATCTCTGCGGTGCAATGCCAACGGGAATATTTTTAATGCAGTGGTATGATCCACTCAATAAATTTATGCTTTTAAAACATTTCGATTGTATATTACCAACACCATTGAATGTATTCGAGATTATTATTACACCTGAAATGGAATATCCAATGGTGTGTGTATCTGTAAAACAACCATATcaacaaaacaaattaaaattggatTTAATTAACATGAATTCGGGAGCAAGTTGGTTTCACAGTGATGAACTGGAAGATATGGATGGTTCAGGTACACTGTTATTTATAATTAGACATTAATTATACGTTTTTGAAACGTTGTAAATATGATTAATAATACTGTTGCAGCTACTGTGATACCAAGAAGAGAAAATCTTCATGTTATTAATGTTACACAACTAGAAAAAAATGCAATACTAGTGTGTTATGATAGTAAGTGTATCATAGCGCAAATAAGCAAGTATTGCTTCAGTCTATGATTTattcttaattatattttacagatgTAGTAAAAGTGGTCACGTTACAAGGAAGACCTAGATCAAACAGGAAGCACATGTCGGAATTACATTTTAACTTTCAAATTGAATCTATCAGTAAGTTTATTCTCTCTTATATAACGAGTattgaaatattgattttatcaGCAATTATGTGTTTGTTAGTCTGTTTACCGGATAGTGTACTGGCATTCCATAAGCATGGTATGCAAGGTAGAAGTTTAAAAAATGGTGAAGTTACACAAGAAATCAGTGATCCGAGTAGAACATATAGATTACTTGGATCCGATAAGTacgtattattatattaaagaaatttataatttatccaAATATAATTAACGTGCAAATATTATGTTCTCGAAAGGGTTGTAATGTTGGAAAGCCATTTGGTTCAATCAGGCACACTAAACGAATCCGAGGGAGCGGACTTGTACATACTTGCTGGACACGAAGCCAGTTACTAAGTTTCATCTTCAATTGTAAAATGTGCAAATGCAATGTGTCGCAAGTGAATTGTGATTTCCATTGACTGCGTGTAAAGTAAAATATGTGGACTGTACTGAGAGGCAGTGGTTGATGTTGGTAAGAGAATAGTTAATTATCCTGTTTTAAAGTACATACGAATACGGATGTACTTTAGTACACATACAGACACAAACATATACACACATCATTCGTCACTGTTCTCCATATAGTCAATGCTGCATAGACTGGTTATTTACCGATAACTTTTTAACGAAGACAAATTTAGAATTAGTGATCTTTAAGGTCTAACTAAGGAAAGATCACAAAAGGAGACAGATTATTAAAAAGAAGTATGATATAtttgaaatatgtaaatttGCCCCTATGCCTGACAAAATAAAGCTTATACTTGTCGAATCTTATCTCAAGAAACGTTCAATGCTAAATTGCaagtgtaaaatttatattctCTCGGTATATGTTGTAATGACTGTCTGTAAATCATAGATCTAAAGCttaattaaaaagttgaaaaattaaattgagaaaattttaaACTTATTTTAGAATACATTCTAATTCGTCTTATCATAAATAAATGATGTTTACTTGTAGATATAcgaacatttatatttttagaaTGGTTTTTAGATTGTATAATAACACAAAATATCTCTACATCTTGaacataaattaattacatcGTCGTAAGCTTCTTATCTTTGTACACCTCTAATAAGATATTGGCCAAAGGTAGTTTAAGTAgattaatatatatttgaacATTAAATAGCAACAAAGACAAcgatttaaatacaaattagtTACCGAATATATAAAAGCAATGATACTTATTAAATGTCAGCCCTAAATACGTATATTTTTCCTGAAAAAAgatagaataaaattgaaatatacgaATTCAATGCAATATATCCTATGCTTTTGTATAAGTTTTACTTTGGTAGGCATTGGGCTTttgcataaaaattattttactaagACATTGCGTTCATCAGTGTCTCTAATTTTGGACGATTGTACTATAAATATACAGTATAAATTGCAAAGTAGTTTATGATGGCaatcataaattatttattttaagaagTATGTACGGGAATGCTTAACAGTTATAATTCATTCGTATATATCCAAAACGATATTTTTTACTAAATAtgtaaattcttttaattataaaatccaCAAAACGTTTTAAGTTATCTAAGTAATTATCAGATTTATGAATGGTGAttgaagttaaaaaaaaaaagaagttaagGTCAGAACAATATTCCACCCATTTATTTAGCTTATTGTAGGAATATTATGCCTATAACGGGTATATTATATGAATTTAAAGTTCAAAACTATATGTCTATATATTTGGAAAGGAATTTATTTCCGTAATTaaactataaatatttataaaattagtaCTTTCTGAAAAGTAACGAAATTAAATGCATTTTGTGTGATTGGTTTTTAAGACTGGgagaaatatttctcatttgCGAAAGACTTTCTTAATACATGAACAATGTATTCAGGAGGAAGAGTGCTGGATAagatagaatttaaaaaaaaaaaatattttatgcaaaaaTTACACCGAGTGTTTGCTTTTTAacaattgagatttcttttgtTTCGTTATCATAATTAGTATTACTTGATATTTATAGCAACATAATATAGCTTACATCTTTTCTTAATGAACTATTTAATTACAtgattaaaaagaatattttccaattaaatcTTTCATTTGTATTAAAAgtgatatattatataatttaataatactcATTTCACATTTTGTTCACAGTATTGTacattaaaataagtaaaaaaaatgatgaactTATATGCagtttttgcaataaaaaagaaaaaattatatcaagtAGCAtaaaataaaagacaaattaattaatcgttagTTTAGAAGTAAGTCTAAAACTAAGTTCCATTTTTGTCTGAAGTAAGACACTTGGAATttcaaatgattaataaaattcaaatcggaaaaaataaaaatatttcttttagaacAATGAAGAATTCTATTTTAGCGTTAGcatcaattaaattagaaatatctaaatttaatgtaatttgaCTAGAAGTACTAATAAAGCATTGCTTGATAGTATTCATAAGCTTTTTAAAATCTATAAGAATATTATATAAACATGAGAAAGCTCAAGATGCAGTTATTATGTtcaattacattaattaaataaattaaatatttatttgctaAGGTTCTTTAGGATTATTAGATTTTAAAATTAAGTAGTGTTCTAGCACTTTTCCATCCATTGTCAATACATTGATATCTTACAAGTTAAAGTGATTGCTTTATCATGGCAGGGATGAAATGTGAGTTGAACTAGGAAGGATTGACAAAGTAAAATTATCTtggaaatgttaaaatattttggtattttatatgaaaatttgctGTGTAAATAAAAAGTAGACTATTAAAGAAAGTATTATGCTATTAAAGGTTTACTATAATAACGGTATATTATAGTAAATAGTATTTGACTGCTTATTGCTTATGATAATATTACTGCATTATGGTGAACAATTATGTTATATAAAATGAGTTTATAGTGAAAACATAAGTGGTATAATATACACTTCTGTATGTGTTCAATACTAATTTTCTTACATTCCAATATTTGAACTGAATAGAAAAGTTTATAACTATTTAATTGcgtttcttttgttttcttcttaatttttgAAGATGTGTAAGGTAAATACATTACACagcattgaaatattaatatttttttaagctTCTCAGACATATATTTATACCACTTATGTGcataatttaacatttaatgATACTATGAAATTCAACAAAATTGTTTagcaaaagaatattttatgctGAAAATGTCTTATAGAATTGAAATGATTGTGTTCAAATATGTCCAAGATAGTTCActttatcattttaaatatcaCTCTTGTCTTATATATTATCTTtcagtatcatttttaaacatttccaCTTGCACACAAGTTGCACAAAATGATAATTGATTACACGaaatctaattatttacaagCATGTATTCGTTATACACATATTAAATATAGTCATACATTTGAAcattaaattaataggaattttcaaagtatCTGCAATGttagtaaattttttaaaataatatattgtatAGAAAGAGACTCGGGTTTAAAGACAAGAGAGATGTTTTTTTCAGGGAATATGATTAATTAGATTCGTGTTGCAACACATTTACATCCATTTGTGTCAGCAATTTAGTATGCTATTACAATCAATGCCTGAGCAATCAAATACAAAGTATTTAATCAAAGACAGCTTGTTTGAGAATTCGTCTCGTAAAAGAAGTATATAAAGCAATGTCTTC
Encoded here:
- the hppy gene encoding MAP4K3-like protein hppy isoform X11, with amino-acid sequence MMALNANALSSDISRRNPQDEYELIQRIGSGTYGDVYKAKRLSMNDLAAIKVIKLEPGDDFAIIQQEILMMKDCRHPNIIAYYGSYLRRDKLWICMEYCGGGSLQDIYHITGPLSEIQIAYMCRETLLGLAYLHSMGKMHRDIKGANILLTEAGDVKLADFGVSAQITATINKRKSFIGTPYWMAPEVAAVERKGGYNQLCDIWACGITAIELAELQPPMFDLHPMRALFLMSKSGFKPPTLKDRDKWSPTFHNFVKIALTKNPKKRPTAEKLLQHAFFQGEMSKRLALELLQKVSNPSHMFTDLEADEDGAVPNVPQRIASRHTARPRPKSPIPQLDSDDQINIDGTLQRDVISPSVDTSPAWDIMDIMNNVKAVHNCDVHPDCGIGTAFEDVQEKATLPLGESSNDCEVHCSYYNMSGQNEVPSDGDRESMSPDLLSDTPPVPPRRRDRKRHTPPRPISNGLPPTPKVHMGACFSKVFNGCPLRIHCTASWIHPDTRDQHLLIAAEEGIYNLNLNELHETAIDQLYPRRTIWMYVIKDVLMSLSGKTPQLYRHDLLAMQSKQSHRFSLHMNKIPERLVPRKFALTTKVPDTKGCTKCCVGRNPYNGYKYLCGAMPTGIFLMQWYDPLNKFMLLKHFDCILPTPLNVFEIIITPEMEYPMVCVSVKQPYQQNKLKLDLINMNSGASWFHSDELEDMDGSATVIPRRENLHVINVTQLEKNAILVCYDNVVKVVTLQGRPRSNRKHMSELHFNFQIESIICLPDSVLAFHKHGMQGRSLKNGEVTQEISDPSRTYRLLGSDKVVMLESHLVQSGTLNESEGADLYILAGHEASY
- the hppy gene encoding MAP4K3-like protein hppy isoform X1; the protein is MMALNANALSSDISRRNPQDEYELIQRIGSGTYGDVYKAKRLSMNDLAAIKVIKLEPGDDFAIIQQEILMMKDCRHPNIIAYYGSYLRRDKLWICMEYCGGGSLQDIYHITGPLSEIQIAYMCRETLLGLAYLHSMGKMHRDIKGANILLTEAGDVKLADFGVSAQITATINKRKSFIGTPYWMAPEVAAVERKGGYNQLCDIWACGITAIELAELQPPMFDLHPMRALFLMSKSGFKPPTLKDRDKWSPTFHNFVKIALTKNPKKRPTAEKLLQHAFFQGEMSKRLALELLQKVSNPSHMFTDLEADEDGAVPNVPQRIASRHTARPRPKSPIPQLDSDDQINIDGTLQRDVISPSVDTSPAWDIMDIMNNVKAVHNCDVHPDCGIGTAFEDVQENTLGANVTTDSRLSRRSKTGTEIFHMSLRSLLQYIDEELLLRGNAMSMVGGHCDQLYSLQATLPLGESSNDCEVHCSYYNMSGSQASPRRHSSVDELYGLVSSTQSLAAVNGQRQRSLSDSCPRDESPQSNGQNEVPSDGDRESMSPDLLSDTPPVPPRRRDRKRHTPPRPISNGLPPTPKVHMGACFSKVFNGCPLRIHCTASWIHPDTRDQHLLIAAEEGIYNLNLNELHETAIDQLYPRRTIWMYVIKDVLMSLSGKTPQLYRHDLLAMQSKQSHRFSLHMNKIPERLVPRKFALTTKVPDTKGCTKCCVGRNPYNGYKYLCGAMPTGIFLMQWYDPLNKFMLLKHFDCILPTPLNVFEIIITPEMEYPMVCVSVKQPYQQNKLKLDLINMNSGASWFHSDELEDMDGSATVIPRRENLHVINVTQLEKNAILVCYDNVVKVVTLQGRPRSNRKHMSELHFNFQIESIICLPDSVLAFHKHGMQGRSLKNGEVTQEISDPSRTYRLLGSDKVVMLESHLVQSGTLNESEGADLYILAGHEASY
- the hppy gene encoding MAP4K3-like protein hppy isoform X10 — translated: MMALNANALSSDISRRNPQDEYELIQRIGSGTYGDVYKAKRLSMNDLAAIKVIKLEPGDDFAIIQQEILMMKDCRHPNIIAYYGSYLRRDKLWICMEYCGGGSLQDIYHITGPLSEIQIAYMCRETLLGLAYLHSMGKMHRDIKGANILLTEAGDVKLADFGVSAQITATINKRKSFIGTPYWMAPEVAAVERKGGYNQLCDIWACGITAIELAELQPPMFDLHPMRALFLMSKSGFKPPTLKDRDKWSPTFHNFVKIALTKNPKKRPTAEKLLQHAFFQGEMSKRLALELLQKVSNPSHMFTDLEADEDGAVPNVPQRIASRHTARPRPKSPIPQLDSDDQINIDGTLQRDVISPSVDTSPAWDIMDIMNNVKAVHNCDVHPDCGIGTAFEDVQENTLGANVTTDSRLSRRSKTGTEIFHMSLRSLLQYIDEELLLRATLPLGESSNDCEVHCSYYNMSGQNEVPSDGDRESMSPDLLSDTPPVPPRRRDRKRHTPPRPISNGLPPTPKVHMGACFSKVFNGCPLRIHCTASWIHPDTRDQHLLIAAEEGIYNLNLNELHETAIDQLYPRRTIWMYVIKDVLMSLSGKTPQLYRHDLLAMQSKQSHRFSLHMNKIPERLVPRKFALTTKVPDTKGCTKCCVGRNPYNGYKYLCGAMPTGIFLMQWYDPLNKFMLLKHFDCILPTPLNVFEIIITPEMEYPMVCVSVKQPYQQNKLKLDLINMNSGASWFHSDELEDMDGSATVIPRRENLHVINVTQLEKNAILVCYDNVVKVVTLQGRPRSNRKHMSELHFNFQIESIICLPDSVLAFHKHGMQGRSLKNGEVTQEISDPSRTYRLLGSDKVVMLESHLVQSGTLNESEGADLYILAGHEASY
- the hppy gene encoding MAP4K3-like protein hppy isoform X2, producing MMALNANALSSDISRRNPQDEYELIQRIGSGTYGDVYKAKRLSMNDLAAIKVIKLEPGDDFAIIQQEILMMKDCRHPNIIAYYGSYLRRDKLWICMEYCGGGSLQDIYHITGPLSEIQIAYMCRETLLGLAYLHSMGKMHRDIKGANILLTEAGDVKLADFGVSAQITATINKRKSFIGTPYWMAPEVAAVERKGGYNQLCDIWACGITAIELAELQPPMFDLHPMRALFLMSKSGFKPPTLKDRDKWSPTFHNFVKIALTKNPKKRPTAEKLLQHAFFQGEMSKRLALELLQKVSNPSHMFTDLEADEDGAVPNVPQRIASRHTARPRPKSPIPQLDSDDQINIDGTLQRDVISPSVDTSPAWDIMDIMNNVKAVHNCDVHPDCGIGTAFEDVQENTLGANVTTDSRLSRRSKTGTEIFHMSLRGNAMSMVGGHCDQLYSLQATLPLGESSNDCEVHCSYYNMSGSQASPRRHSSVDELYGLVSSTQSLAAVNGQRQRSLSDSCPRDESPQSNGQNEVPSDGDRESMSPDLLSDTPPVPPRRRDRKRHTPPRPISNGLPPTPKVHMGACFSKVFNGCPLRIHCTASWIHPDTRDQHLLIAAEEGIYNLNLNELHETAIDQLYPRRTIWMYVIKDVLMSLSGKTPQLYRHDLLAMQSKQSHRFSLHMNKIPERLVPRKFALTTKVPDTKGCTKCCVGRNPYNGYKYLCGAMPTGIFLMQWYDPLNKFMLLKHFDCILPTPLNVFEIIITPEMEYPMVCVSVKQPYQQNKLKLDLINMNSGASWFHSDELEDMDGSATVIPRRENLHVINVTQLEKNAILVCYDNVVKVVTLQGRPRSNRKHMSELHFNFQIESIICLPDSVLAFHKHGMQGRSLKNGEVTQEISDPSRTYRLLGSDKVVMLESHLVQSGTLNESEGADLYILAGHEASY
- the hppy gene encoding MAP4K3-like protein hppy isoform X6 — its product is MMALNANALSSDISRRNPQDEYELIQRIGSGTYGDVYKAKRLSMNDLAAIKVIKLEPGDDFAIIQQEILMMKDCRHPNIIAYYGSYLRRDKLWICMEYCGGGSLQDIYHITGPLSEIQIAYMCRETLLGLAYLHSMGKMHRDIKGANILLTEAGDVKLADFGVSAQITATINKRKSFIGTPYWMAPEVAAVERKGGYNQLCDIWACGITAIELAELQPPMFDLHPMRALFLMSKSGFKPPTLKDRDKWSPTFHNFVKIALTKNPKKRPTAEKLLQHAFFQGEMSKRLALELLQKVSNPSHMFTDLEADEDGAVPNVPQRIASRHTARPRPKSPIPQLDSDDQINIDGTLQRDVISPSVDTSPAWDIMDIMNNVKAVHNCDVHPDCGIGTAFEDVQEKGNAMSMVGGHCDQLYSLQATLPLGESSNDCEVHCSYYNMSGSQASPRRHSSVDELYGLVSSTQSLAAVNGQRQRSLSDSCPRDESPQSNGQNEVPSDGDRESMSPDLLSDTPPVPPRRRDRKRHTPPRPISNGLPPTPKVHMGACFSKVFNGCPLRIHCTASWIHPDTRDQHLLIAAEEGIYNLNLNELHETAIDQLYPRRTIWMYVIKDVLMSLSGKTPQLYRHDLLAMQSKQSHRFSLHMNKIPERLVPRKFALTTKVPDTKGCTKCCVGRNPYNGYKYLCGAMPTGIFLMQWYDPLNKFMLLKHFDCILPTPLNVFEIIITPEMEYPMVCVSVKQPYQQNKLKLDLINMNSGASWFHSDELEDMDGSATVIPRRENLHVINVTQLEKNAILVCYDNVVKVVTLQGRPRSNRKHMSELHFNFQIESIICLPDSVLAFHKHGMQGRSLKNGEVTQEISDPSRTYRLLGSDKVVMLESHLVQSGTLNESEGADLYILAGHEASY
- the hppy gene encoding MAP4K3-like protein hppy isoform X3, which translates into the protein MMALNANALSSDISRRNPQDEYELIQRIGSGTYGDVYKAKRLSMNDLAAIKVIKLEPGDDFAIIQQEILMMKDCRHPNIIAYYGSYLRRDKLWICMEYCGGGSLQDIYHITGPLSEIQIAYMCRETLLGLAYLHSMGKMHRDIKGANILLTEAGDVKLADFGVSAQITATINKRKSFIGTPYWMAPEVAAVERKGGYNQLCDIWACGITAIELAELQPPMFDLHPMRALFLMSKSGFKPPTLKDRDKWSPTFHNFVKIALTKNPKKRPTAEKLLQHAFFQGEMSKRLALELLQKVSNPSHMFTDLEADEDGAVPNVPQRIASRHTARPRPKSPIPQLDSDDQINIDGTLQRDVISPSVDTSPAWDIMDIMNNVKAVHNCDVHPDCGIGTAFEDVQENTLGANVTTDSRLSRRSKTGTEIFHMSLRSLLQYIDEELLLRATLPLGESSNDCEVHCSYYNMSGSQASPRRHSSVDELYGLVSSTQSLAAVNGQRQRSLSDSCPRDESPQSNGQNEVPSDGDRESMSPDLLSDTPPVPPRRRDRKRHTPPRPISNGLPPTPKVHMGACFSKVFNGCPLRIHCTASWIHPDTRDQHLLIAAEEGIYNLNLNELHETAIDQLYPRRTIWMYVIKDVLMSLSGKTPQLYRHDLLAMQSKQSHRFSLHMNKIPERLVPRKFALTTKVPDTKGCTKCCVGRNPYNGYKYLCGAMPTGIFLMQWYDPLNKFMLLKHFDCILPTPLNVFEIIITPEMEYPMVCVSVKQPYQQNKLKLDLINMNSGASWFHSDELEDMDGSATVIPRRENLHVINVTQLEKNAILVCYDNVVKVVTLQGRPRSNRKHMSELHFNFQIESIICLPDSVLAFHKHGMQGRSLKNGEVTQEISDPSRTYRLLGSDKVVMLESHLVQSGTLNESEGADLYILAGHEASY